In Sedimentibacter sp. MB31-C6, one genomic interval encodes:
- the holB gene encoding DNA polymerase III subunit delta': MLYKDVAGQDEIKNFLVNSINNNQISHCYIFEGPKGMGKYDLSLVFAQSLLCKDFELDPCNVCSDCIKVNSMNHPDMHIVNNGENSIKREDIDELIESINKKPYESNKKVYIINNAHEMTIQAANTFLKTLEEPPGDSIIILLTNNINLLLPTIISRCQIIKFKNVNTGIIIKYLKEKYNEDEEKIILAANYSNGILNKAVNIINGKDNILEKRMEVIDIFNKIIKSDSEIIFEVENYFEVQKDNIDVVIEIFMVWIRDIIYVNHNIESLVINKDLVELANLHGTGIKVDSELIQYLQSARNNIKSNVNYKLIIDNMLLKIQEVFKI, translated from the coding sequence ATGCTTTATAAAGATGTAGCTGGACAAGATGAAATCAAAAATTTTTTGGTCAATTCTATTAATAATAATCAAATATCTCATTGTTATATTTTTGAGGGTCCTAAAGGTATGGGCAAATATGATTTATCATTGGTATTTGCCCAGTCTTTACTTTGCAAAGACTTTGAACTTGATCCTTGCAATGTTTGTAGTGATTGCATTAAGGTAAATTCTATGAACCACCCAGATATGCATATAGTTAATAATGGTGAAAACTCTATTAAAAGGGAAGATATAGATGAATTAATCGAATCAATTAATAAAAAACCTTACGAATCAAATAAAAAAGTTTATATTATAAATAATGCTCATGAAATGACTATTCAGGCAGCTAATACTTTTTTAAAAACTTTAGAAGAGCCTCCGGGAGATTCAATAATAATATTATTGACTAATAATATTAATTTGCTTCTACCTACAATAATATCAAGATGTCAAATAATTAAATTTAAAAATGTAAATACTGGTATAATTATAAAATATTTAAAAGAAAAATATAATGAAGATGAAGAAAAAATTATTTTAGCGGCTAATTATTCAAATGGTATTTTAAACAAAGCTGTTAATATTATAAATGGAAAAGATAATATATTAGAAAAGCGTATGGAAGTAATAGATATTTTTAATAAAATTATTAAATCGGATTCAGAAATAATATTTGAAGTTGAAAATTACTTTGAAGTTCAAAAAGATAATATAGATGTAGTTATAGAAATATTTATGGTATGGATAAGAGATATAATATATGTTAATCACAATATAGAATCATTAGTAATAAACAAGGATTTAGTAGAACTTGCAAATTTACATGGGACAGGTATAAAAGTTGACTCAGAGTTAATACAATATCTACAATCTGCAAGAAACAATATAAAAAGTAACGTAAACTATAAATTAATTATAGATAATATGTTACTCAAAATTCAGGAGGTCTTTAAAATATGA
- a CDS encoding PSP1 domain-containing protein, with the protein MIKVVGIRFKKAGKIYYFDPDKKWIKEGDFVIVETVRGIEYGQVVVGPKMVKEENIVQPLKKVLRIATVEDIKINQENKDKEKQAFDICLQKIEEHKLDMKLVDIEYTFDNNKVIFYFTADGRIDFRELVKDLAAIFRTRIELRQIGVRDEAKMIGGLGPCGRPMCCSSFLGEFYPVSIKMAKEQKLSLNPAKISGICSRLMCCLNYEHHVYDENIKYLPDVGDRVTINDTNKSGVVIDINPLFKTAKIKIRKEDGTNEIEEFNGCDIKVVEEGSIKHKHDDINIDELKDLED; encoded by the coding sequence ATGATTAAGGTAGTCGGCATTCGATTCAAAAAGGCTGGGAAAATATACTATTTTGATCCTGATAAGAAATGGATAAAAGAGGGAGACTTTGTTATTGTTGAAACTGTTAGAGGAATAGAATATGGTCAAGTAGTTGTAGGACCTAAAATGGTAAAAGAAGAAAATATAGTACAACCTTTAAAAAAAGTTTTAAGAATAGCTACAGTAGAAGACATAAAAATAAATCAGGAAAATAAAGATAAAGAAAAACAAGCTTTCGACATTTGTTTACAAAAAATAGAAGAACATAAATTAGATATGAAGCTTGTTGATATAGAATATACTTTTGATAATAATAAAGTTATATTTTATTTTACAGCAGATGGTAGAATAGATTTCAGAGAACTAGTAAAGGATCTAGCTGCTATTTTTAGAACTAGAATAGAATTAAGGCAAATTGGAGTTCGAGATGAAGCTAAAATGATTGGTGGATTAGGACCATGTGGCAGACCAATGTGTTGTTCATCATTTTTAGGAGAATTTTACCCTGTTTCTATAAAAATGGCAAAAGAACAAAAACTATCATTAAATCCAGCCAAAATATCGGGAATATGTTCTAGACTTATGTGTTGTTTGAATTATGAACATCATGTTTATGATGAAAATATAAAATATTTACCTGATGTTGGAGATAGAGTAACTATTAATGACACTAATAAATCAGGAGTAGTTATTGATATAAATCCTTTATTTAAAACTGCAAAAATTAAAATAAGGAAAGAAGATGGAACTAACGAAATAGAAGAATTTAACGGATGTGATATTAAAGTAGTTGAAGAAGGATCTATAAAACATAAACATGATGATATTAATATTGATGAATTAAAAGATTTAGAAGACTAA
- a CDS encoding DUF512 domain-containing protein, which produces MKNIIVKVLKNSIADEFELEPGDELLSVNNCKISDYIDYKFQISDDEITIEIKRQNGEIWELEIEKDYDEDIGIVFENPLMDNIKVCSNNCIFCFIDQMPRGMRKSLYLKDDDTRLSFLYGNFITLTNLSDDEINRIVKYRISPIKVSVHTTDSSLRKYMMGNNKDIDILKYLKKLIDAGITVDCQIVLVKGVNDGLQLEKTIKDLSSLHPGLRSVAVVPVGLTKYREKLTKLTPFDYDSALSVVNQVSTLQEELYKKINTRFIFIADEFYLLSKMDFPSYEKYEEFDQLENGIGMCRLFQWEIEKYLDNLSDNSKPILDEVTIVTGVSAYNFLNSLVETIMSKINIKIKVEKIVNNFFGEKITVSGLITGNDIIEQLRNKDCKNIIIPQNMINDNNVMLDDLTIDELKNKLNTEVIICEVNGEALLNLIVE; this is translated from the coding sequence ATGAAAAATATTATAGTAAAGGTATTAAAAAACAGTATTGCTGATGAATTCGAACTAGAACCTGGAGACGAGTTGTTGTCTGTAAATAACTGTAAAATTTCTGATTATATAGATTATAAATTTCAAATATCAGATGATGAAATTACAATAGAAATAAAAAGGCAAAACGGAGAAATTTGGGAACTTGAAATTGAAAAAGACTATGATGAAGATATAGGAATTGTTTTTGAAAATCCACTTATGGATAATATTAAAGTATGTTCTAATAACTGTATTTTTTGTTTTATTGATCAAATGCCTAGAGGTATGCGAAAGTCTTTGTATTTAAAGGATGATGATACTAGATTGTCATTTTTATATGGAAATTTTATAACTCTCACTAATTTATCAGATGATGAAATAAATAGAATAGTAAAATATAGGATTAGTCCAATTAAGGTTTCTGTTCATACAACTGATTCAAGTTTAAGAAAATATATGATGGGTAACAATAAAGATATAGACATTTTGAAATATTTAAAAAAATTAATTGACGCAGGTATAACTGTTGACTGTCAAATAGTCTTAGTTAAAGGTGTTAATGATGGTCTTCAATTAGAAAAGACTATAAAAGATTTATCATCACTTCATCCAGGACTTAGAAGTGTTGCTGTAGTTCCAGTAGGTTTGACAAAATATCGAGAAAAATTGACTAAATTAACACCGTTTGATTATGATAGTGCATTAAGTGTTGTAAATCAAGTGTCTACATTACAAGAAGAATTATATAAAAAAATAAATACAAGATTCATATTTATTGCTGATGAATTTTATTTGTTAAGTAAAATGGATTTTCCTTCTTATGAAAAGTATGAAGAATTTGACCAGCTTGAAAATGGAATAGGTATGTGCAGGCTTTTTCAATGGGAAATAGAAAAATATTTGGATAATTTAAGTGATAATTCTAAGCCTATACTAGATGAAGTAACTATAGTGACAGGAGTTTCTGCATATAATTTCTTAAATTCATTAGTTGAAACTATAATGAGTAAAATAAATATAAAAATAAAAGTAGAAAAAATTGTTAATAATTTCTTTGGGGAGAAAATAACTGTATCTGGATTAATAACAGGAAATGATATAATAGAACAGCTTAGAAACAAAGACTGTAAGAATATAATTATACCTCAAAATATGATTAATGATAATAATGTTATGTTAGATGATTTAACTATAGATGAATTAAAAAATAAACTTAATACAGAAGTGATTATTTGTGAAGTAAATGGAGAAGCTTTGCTTAATTTAATTGTAGAATAA
- a CDS encoding HutD family protein: MAYDIKIIKEKDFITSEWSGGKTTQMYIYPEESSYKELNFKWRISSATVDLKESDFTELAGVYRFITSLDNNLKLTHDYKKYIELKPFDIYEFCGDIRTHSFGQVKDFNLMLSNEAKGKLRNLNNKIEHILEFANEGKTKKFEIFYSYYKPLVFLINDEEILLNKNELLIIKLSSNTKINVKILTQKTVNILHASLME; this comes from the coding sequence GTGGCTTATGATATTAAAATAATAAAAGAAAAGGATTTTATAACATCAGAGTGGTCAGGTGGAAAAACTACACAAATGTATATATATCCTGAGGAATCTTCTTATAAAGAATTAAATTTTAAATGGAGAATAAGTTCGGCAACAGTAGATTTAAAAGAATCTGATTTTACAGAATTAGCAGGTGTTTATAGATTTATTACTTCTTTAGATAATAATTTGAAATTGACACATGACTATAAAAAATACATTGAATTAAAACCCTTTGATATTTATGAATTCTGTGGAGACATTAGGACACATAGTTTCGGACAAGTAAAAGACTTTAATCTGATGCTATCAAACGAAGCAAAAGGAAAATTGAGAAACCTAAATAATAAAATTGAGCATATTTTAGAATTTGCAAATGAAGGAAAAACAAAAAAATTTGAAATATTTTATTCTTATTACAAACCATTAGTTTTTTTGATTAATGATGAAGAAATACTTTTAAATAAAAATGAACTTTTAATCATTAAATTAAGCTCTAATACAAAAATTAACGTTAAAATATTAACACAAAAAACAGTAAATATATTACATGCCTCTTTAATGGAATAA
- a CDS encoding alanine/glycine:cation symporter family protein, whose amino-acid sequence MTVLENFVSTVNSILWDYVLVVGLVGIGIYTSIKLGFPQIKCFGAAAKKVFGGIFKKETNKEGTMSSFQALATSIAAQIGTGNIAGVATAISLGGPGAVFWMWISAFFGMSTIFVEATMAQKYRETTKDGQLVGGPAYYIKNGLGSKGLASFFAIALIIALGFIGNMVQSNSIADAVSRSFNIPQLAIGIILAVFAGLIFIGGMKRIASFAEMVVPIMAAIYILGAIVIMVIFRADLIPTIKGIIIAAFSAKSVLGGAAGIGVQQAIRFGIARGLFSNEAGMGSTPNSHAVADVSHPAEQGLSSMIAVFIDTILVCTSTAVVILATGAHNSGAIGVGMTQEAFNIAFGPIGGMFLAICLTFFAFTTVVGWYYFGENNIRFLFKGKNAIHIYQIVVLIFIILGSYQKVDFVWSLADMFNGIMVIPNLIAIFCLFKESNAILQDYNNQIHNNERLHYEYKYQQTKTNLS is encoded by the coding sequence TTGACAGTATTAGAAAATTTTGTAAGTACAGTTAATAGTATTTTATGGGACTATGTATTAGTAGTCGGCCTAGTGGGAATAGGTATATATACCTCTATAAAACTAGGATTTCCACAAATTAAATGTTTCGGAGCGGCAGCAAAAAAGGTTTTTGGAGGTATCTTTAAAAAGGAAACCAATAAAGAAGGAACAATGTCTTCTTTTCAAGCCTTAGCAACGTCAATTGCTGCACAAATTGGTACTGGAAACATAGCTGGTGTAGCAACAGCAATCTCATTAGGAGGACCTGGAGCCGTATTCTGGATGTGGATATCTGCATTTTTTGGAATGTCAACAATATTCGTTGAAGCTACCATGGCTCAAAAATACCGTGAAACGACAAAAGATGGACAACTAGTTGGTGGTCCAGCATATTACATCAAAAATGGATTGGGTTCTAAAGGTTTAGCATCATTTTTTGCCATTGCACTTATTATCGCATTAGGCTTCATTGGAAATATGGTACAATCTAACTCCATAGCTGATGCAGTAAGCAGATCATTTAATATTCCACAATTGGCTATTGGTATTATCTTAGCTGTTTTTGCTGGCTTAATCTTTATTGGGGGAATGAAAAGGATTGCTTCTTTTGCGGAAATGGTAGTTCCTATAATGGCTGCAATTTATATTTTAGGTGCAATAGTTATTATGGTTATATTTAGAGCAGATCTAATACCAACAATAAAAGGAATCATTATAGCTGCATTTTCTGCAAAATCTGTATTAGGTGGTGCAGCTGGAATTGGTGTACAACAAGCCATAAGATTTGGAATTGCTAGAGGTCTCTTTTCAAACGAAGCAGGTATGGGTTCTACTCCAAACTCACACGCAGTTGCAGATGTATCTCATCCTGCTGAACAAGGACTTTCTTCAATGATTGCAGTATTTATTGATACAATATTAGTATGTACTTCAACAGCTGTTGTAATCTTAGCTACTGGAGCTCATAATTCAGGTGCGATAGGTGTCGGAATGACTCAAGAAGCTTTCAATATAGCTTTTGGTCCAATAGGAGGTATGTTCTTAGCAATTTGTTTAACATTCTTTGCTTTTACAACTGTAGTAGGATGGTATTATTTTGGAGAAAACAATATTCGTTTTTTATTTAAAGGTAAAAATGCAATTCACATATACCAAATAGTTGTTTTGATTTTTATCATTCTAGGTTCCTACCAAAAAGTAGACTTTGTTTGGAGTTTAGCAGATATGTTCAACGGAATAATGGTAATTCCAAACTTAATAGCTATCTTCTGTTTATTTAAAGAATCTAACGCTATTCTACAAGACTATAACAATCAAATTCATAATAATGAAAGATTACACTATGAATATAAATATCAACAAACAAAAACAAATTTGTCATAA
- the spoIVA gene encoding stage IV sporulation protein A, with protein MNCIRKCIFLGGGINITNLDIYEDIARRTKGEIYLGIVGPVRTGKSTFIRKFSENVMLPNIEDEYIRERAKDEMPQSGTGKTVTTTEPKFVPGEAVKVTFKDNINANLRLIDCVGYMIPGAIGNMEGEIPRLVSTPWNEAPIPFAEAAEIGTRKVIKEHSTIGVLVTTDGSITDLNRDNYITAEERVVKELKEINKPFVIILNTTQPQNENTVALASQLNEKYEAPVQIVDCLNLKTEDIENVLEDVLYEFPIKEINVDLPKWFDGLTYDYTLKHDLIQVLKEDFDSCYKISDFDATKIFSDDNDYVEDFYVKDIELGKGSINMRIDIDDSYYYKVISELSGEEITGEHQILKLIGDLASAKDEYRRVEDAINDARNKGYGYVTPGISDMIIDKPEVFKEGSRYGIKIKAQAPSLHIFNASLNTEVSPVIGSKIQSEDLMNHLIEQSKDNPQCIWDAEIFGKTLYSLVEEQLESKLTAMPENARKKLKKTIEKIVNDGSGSIIFLII; from the coding sequence ATTAATTGTATACGAAAGTGCATATTTTTAGGGGGAGGGATTAATATTACTAATTTAGATATATATGAAGATATAGCTAGAAGAACAAAGGGCGAAATATATTTAGGAATTGTTGGTCCAGTTAGAACAGGTAAGTCAACATTTATTAGAAAATTTTCTGAAAATGTAATGCTTCCAAATATTGAGGATGAGTACATAAGGGAAAGAGCTAAAGATGAAATGCCTCAAAGCGGTACAGGCAAAACTGTTACGACTACGGAACCTAAATTTGTTCCTGGTGAGGCAGTAAAAGTAACATTTAAAGATAATATAAATGCAAATTTAAGACTTATTGATTGTGTAGGTTATATGATACCAGGTGCAATTGGAAATATGGAGGGTGAAATTCCTAGACTTGTAAGCACTCCTTGGAATGAGGCTCCTATACCATTTGCTGAAGCAGCAGAAATTGGAACAAGAAAAGTTATAAAAGAACATTCAACAATAGGAGTATTAGTTACGACAGATGGAAGTATAACGGACTTAAATAGAGACAACTATATTACAGCTGAAGAAAGAGTGGTAAAAGAGCTTAAAGAAATAAACAAACCATTTGTAATTATTTTAAATACTACACAGCCGCAAAACGAAAATACCGTTGCATTGGCTTCACAATTAAATGAAAAATATGAAGCTCCCGTACAAATTGTGGACTGCTTAAATTTAAAAACTGAAGATATAGAAAATGTACTTGAAGATGTGCTTTATGAATTTCCAATAAAAGAAATTAATGTCGATTTGCCTAAGTGGTTTGATGGGTTGACTTATGACTATACATTAAAACATGACTTAATTCAAGTTTTAAAAGAAGATTTTGATAGTTGCTATAAGATTAGCGATTTTGATGCTACGAAAATCTTTTCTGATGATAATGATTATGTGGAAGATTTCTATGTAAAAGATATAGAGTTAGGCAAAGGTAGTATCAATATGAGAATTGATATAGATGATTCTTATTATTATAAAGTTATAAGTGAATTATCTGGTGAGGAAATTACTGGAGAGCATCAAATATTGAAACTTATTGGTGATTTAGCAAGCGCAAAAGATGAATATAGAAGAGTAGAAGATGCTATTAATGATGCAAGAAATAAAGGATACGGTTATGTAACACCTGGTATTTCTGACATGATAATTGATAAACCAGAAGTGTTTAAAGAAGGTAGCAGATATGGTATTAAAATTAAAGCACAGGCACCGTCTCTGCATATCTTTAATGCAAGTTTAAATACAGAAGTATCACCTGTTATAGGAAGTAAGATTCAAAGTGAAGATTTAATGAATCATCTTATAGAGCAAAGTAAAGATAATCCTCAATGTATTTGGGATGCTGAAATATTTGGCAAAACTTTATATAGCTTAGTTGAGGAACAGCTTGAATCTAAATTAACTGCTATGCCAGAAAATGCAAGAAAAAAACTTAAAAAGACTATTGAAAAAATTGTAAATGACGGTTCAGGAAGTATAATATTCTTAATAATTTAA
- a CDS encoding NAD(P)H-dependent glycerol-3-phosphate dehydrogenase has protein sequence MKAKITLLGGGSWGTALSKLLSENKNDVTVWLRDEKKCIELGKERINKKYLPNVKIPSDVVFTSNINEAVKGAEIILVVIPTQMIRGVLKKIRTENKSNKIIINASKGIEIGTMNLVSDIVREETINCTFAALTGPSHAEEVGLSMPTAITVACEDKNVAEKIQDVFMSTYFRVYTNDDVIGAELGGALKNIIALGAGISDGIGYGDNAKAALINRGIVEIARLGVAMGADVKTFFGLSGIGDLIVTCTSKHSRNWNAGNLIGQGYSKDEAIKKVGMVVEGISTTYAAFELAKKLKVEMPIVDAMYHILENSAEVKETVNKLMLRDKKEEKL, from the coding sequence ATGAAAGCTAAAATTACTTTGCTTGGTGGAGGTAGTTGGGGAACTGCATTGTCAAAACTTCTTTCTGAGAATAAAAATGATGTTACTGTTTGGTTAAGAGACGAAAAAAAATGCATAGAATTAGGTAAGGAAAGAATAAATAAAAAGTATTTACCTAATGTTAAAATACCGTCAGATGTGGTTTTTACTTCAAATATAAATGAAGCAGTAAAGGGTGCAGAAATCATTTTAGTTGTAATACCTACTCAAATGATAAGAGGGGTTTTAAAGAAAATCCGCACTGAAAACAAATCAAATAAAATAATCATTAACGCATCTAAAGGTATTGAAATTGGAACTATGAATTTAGTTTCAGATATAGTTAGAGAAGAAACAATTAATTGTACTTTTGCAGCTCTTACAGGTCCTTCTCATGCTGAAGAGGTAGGGTTATCAATGCCTACTGCTATTACAGTAGCATGTGAAGATAAAAATGTTGCAGAAAAGATCCAAGATGTTTTTATGTCAACATATTTCAGAGTTTATACAAATGATGATGTAATTGGAGCAGAACTTGGTGGGGCGCTTAAAAATATTATTGCTTTAGGAGCAGGCATTTCAGATGGTATAGGATATGGTGATAATGCAAAAGCAGCGTTGATAAACAGGGGAATCGTTGAAATAGCTAGACTTGGAGTTGCAATGGGTGCTGATGTTAAAACATTTTTTGGTTTGTCAGGTATTGGAGATTTAATAGTAACTTGTACTAGTAAGCATTCTCGAAACTGGAATGCAGGAAATTTAATTGGTCAAGGATATTCAAAGGATGAAGCTATTAAAAAAGTTGGTATGGTTGTAGAAGGAATATCAACTACATATGCAGCATTTGAACTTGCTAAAAAGTTAAAAGTTGAAATGCCTATTGTAGATGCAATGTATCATATATTAGAAAATAGTGCAGAAGTAAAGGAAACAGTAAATAAATTAATGCTAAGAGATAAAAAAGAAGAAAAACTATAA
- a CDS encoding cyclic-di-AMP receptor: MKLITAIVQNDDANKLITALRENGFSSTKMSSTGGFLSSGNTTILSVVEDDKVDNGIEIIRKICKTKKKITAAIPPSSFSTVGGYLPQTIEVTVGGAVVFVTTVDRFEKI; the protein is encoded by the coding sequence ATGAAGTTAATTACTGCAATTGTACAAAATGATGACGCAAATAAATTAATTACAGCTTTAAGAGAAAATGGGTTCTCTTCAACGAAGATGTCATCAACCGGTGGTTTCCTAAGCTCAGGAAATACAACTATTTTATCAGTAGTTGAAGATGATAAAGTAGATAATGGAATTGAAATTATAAGAAAAATATGCAAAACTAAAAAAAAGATAACAGCTGCTATTCCACCAAGTTCTTTTAGTACTGTTGGTGGATATTTGCCACAAACTATAGAAGTAACAGTAGGAGGTGCTGTAGTGTTTGTAACTACTGTTGATAGGTTTGAAAAAATTTAA
- the der gene encoding ribosome biogenesis GTPase Der has product MARPVVTIVGRPNVGKSTLFNRIAGKRISITEDTPGVTRDRIYAECEWLDNYFTLIDTGGIEPNTTDTIFAQMRLQAEIAIDMADVVLFMVDGKEGITASDMEVSQMLRKAKKEIVLVVNKMDKYVNNNNIFEFYNLGLGEPIPVSSSEALGLGDLLDIIISKFDESLDTAEEDDSIKIAVIGKPNAGKSSIINRIIGEDRVIVSDIPGTTRDAIDTKFEINEQKYTLIDTAGIRKKSRVSLAVEKYSVLRAFTAVERADICILVIDADKGVTDQDIRIAGYSHDNNKGMIIIVNKWDLIEKEPKTFSEFHDNIRNSFAYASYAPILTVSALTGQRVNKILDTVNEVYSFRNLRVSTGVLNDILTEAVLMNQPRTVKGKRLKIFYGTQVAVNPPKFLIFVNDSNIVHFSYERYLENKIREAFEYKGTPIIIEFRNRSEK; this is encoded by the coding sequence ATGGCAAGACCAGTTGTAACTATAGTAGGTAGGCCTAATGTAGGTAAATCTACACTTTTTAATAGAATTGCCGGTAAAAGAATATCAATTACTGAAGATACACCAGGCGTTACTCGTGATAGAATTTATGCAGAATGTGAATGGTTGGATAACTACTTTACATTGATTGATACAGGAGGAATTGAACCAAATACAACAGACACTATATTTGCACAAATGAGATTACAGGCAGAAATAGCAATTGATATGGCTGACGTTGTATTGTTTATGGTTGATGGTAAAGAAGGAATAACTGCTTCTGATATGGAAGTTTCACAAATGCTTAGAAAAGCTAAAAAGGAAATAGTCCTTGTAGTTAATAAAATGGATAAATATGTAAACAACAACAATATTTTTGAATTTTATAATTTAGGACTTGGTGAACCTATACCGGTTTCTTCTTCAGAAGCTTTAGGATTAGGAGATCTTTTAGATATTATTATATCAAAATTTGATGAAAGTCTAGATACTGCAGAAGAAGATGATAGTATAAAGATTGCTGTTATTGGTAAACCGAATGCAGGTAAATCATCTATAATTAATCGCATAATTGGTGAAGACAGAGTTATTGTTAGTGATATTCCTGGTACTACACGGGATGCTATAGATACAAAGTTTGAAATTAATGAACAAAAATACACATTAATAGATACAGCAGGTATTAGGAAAAAGAGCAGAGTTAGTTTAGCGGTAGAAAAATATAGCGTTTTAAGAGCTTTTACTGCTGTAGAAAGGGCTGATATTTGCATACTTGTTATTGATGCAGATAAAGGTGTTACTGATCAAGATATTAGAATTGCAGGTTACTCTCATGATAACAATAAAGGCATGATAATAATTGTTAATAAGTGGGATTTAATAGAAAAGGAACCAAAAACTTTTAGTGAGTTTCATGATAATATAAGAAACAGTTTTGCTTATGCTAGTTATGCACCTATTTTAACGGTATCTGCTCTTACAGGACAAAGGGTAAATAAAATATTAGATACTGTGAATGAAGTATATAGTTTTAGGAACTTAAGAGTTTCTACAGGTGTTTTAAATGACATTTTAACGGAAGCAGTATTGATGAATCAACCTCGTACAGTAAAAGGAAAAAGATTAAAAATATTTTATGGAACGCAAGTGGCTGTTAATCCACCTAAATTTTTAATATTTGTAAACGATAGTAATATTGTCCATTTTTCTTATGAAAGATATTTAGAAAATAAAATTCGTGAAGCATTTGAATATAAAGGTACACCTATTATAATAGAATTTAGAAACAGAAGTGAAAAATAG
- the plsY gene encoding glycerol-3-phosphate 1-O-acyltransferase PlsY codes for MNYFIIAIISYFLGNLSFAYILGKLLVRKDVREYGSGNSGATNAIRTFGKKIGVMVFIGDVLKGVIAVYIGNGIGGEIGCYLAGICVIIGHNWPVLLKFKGGKGVATTIGVVLIINPFVTFICFVIGILIAIFTRIVSIGSIIGMSLAPIVILLFVRPFNVQLFIFGLIIASMSIYRHKENIKRLLQGKENKL; via the coding sequence ATGAATTATTTTATTATTGCAATTATATCTTATTTTTTAGGTAATTTATCTTTTGCCTATATACTAGGAAAGTTATTAGTTAGAAAAGACGTACGTGAATATGGTAGTGGTAATTCTGGAGCAACAAATGCAATTAGGACATTTGGTAAAAAGATAGGTGTAATGGTGTTTATTGGAGACGTATTAAAAGGAGTTATAGCAGTTTATATTGGAAATGGTATTGGTGGTGAAATAGGTTGTTATTTAGCAGGAATTTGTGTGATTATTGGACATAATTGGCCGGTACTTTTAAAATTCAAAGGAGGTAAAGGCGTTGCTACTACAATAGGAGTTGTGTTAATAATTAATCCCTTTGTTACTTTTATATGCTTTGTAATCGGTATATTAATAGCTATATTTACAAGAATAGTATCTATTGGTTCAATAATAGGTATGTCTTTAGCGCCTATTGTTATATTACTTTTCGTTAGACCATTTAATGTTCAGCTATTTATATTTGGATTAATTATTGCTTCAATGTCAATTTATAGGCATAAGGAAAATATTAAAAGATTATTACAAGGTAAAGAAAATAAATTATAG
- a CDS encoding 4Fe-4S binding protein, translating into MAYKITDACISCGACEPECPVGAITAGDDKYVIDAATCIDCGACASVCPVEAPQQD; encoded by the coding sequence ATGGCTTACAAAATTACAGATGCTTGTATTAGTTGCGGAGCATGTGAACCTGAATGTCCAGTAGGTGCTATTACTGCTGGAGATGATAAATATGTAATAGATGCTGCAACTTGCATAGATTGTGGAGCATGCGCTAGCGTATGTCCAGTTGAGGCACCTCAACAGGATTAA